One Candidatus Zixiibacteriota bacterium DNA window includes the following coding sequences:
- a CDS encoding leucyl aminopeptidase — MKFISGTGDFTGIDSSTVVLFCFEKDFAADRDLKELNKRLNGAVQSLYQSGEFEGKRNQTFVLHTLNNLKTGRVVLAGLGEKKKVDDDCYRQAAGTISRIPSVKKSETLAFVLNKNEKESAVSAVVEGFLLGRFDMKDYKTGDDAKNDITKSVSFISGNARLSRGYAKALVRGEMISEAVILARRLAAHPGNILTPKAFASEAQSLAKKHSLKCTVLVEKQIREEKMGALLAVAQGSEQPPRFVILEYNGGRKADKPIVLIGKGITFDTGGISLKQAADMDEMKGDMTGGAIMLAVITAACRLKLPLNLVTLVPLAENMPSGKATRPGDVVKSRKGKTIEIINTDAEGRLILADALDYANKFHPQAVIDIATLTGAALFVLGYAAAPILGNSRKLMDALRAAARNSAEKVWEMPLWDEYRELMKSSIADLKNSGGRPAGTITAAAFLENFIGDWPWAHIDIAYVDLEKSGQPYIPKGPTGIGVRLLIELLSRWKKL; from the coding sequence ATGAAATTTATTTCCGGGACCGGGGACTTCACCGGCATCGACAGCTCCACCGTCGTGCTCTTCTGCTTCGAAAAAGATTTCGCGGCTGACCGTGACCTGAAAGAACTGAATAAACGACTAAACGGCGCCGTCCAGTCCCTCTACCAGTCAGGGGAATTTGAAGGGAAACGAAACCAGACCTTCGTCCTGCATACTCTCAACAATCTGAAAACCGGACGAGTCGTCCTGGCCGGGCTGGGGGAGAAGAAAAAAGTTGACGATGACTGTTACCGTCAGGCGGCCGGGACTATCTCCCGGATACCCTCCGTTAAGAAGTCAGAAACTCTCGCCTTCGTCTTAAACAAGAATGAAAAAGAGAGCGCCGTCTCAGCCGTGGTCGAAGGATTTCTTCTGGGACGATTCGACATGAAGGATTACAAGACCGGCGACGACGCAAAAAACGACATAACAAAGAGTGTCAGCTTTATTTCCGGTAACGCCCGTTTATCCCGGGGCTATGCTAAGGCTCTTGTCCGGGGGGAGATGATTTCCGAGGCGGTAATTCTGGCGCGGCGTCTTGCCGCCCATCCGGGAAATATTCTTACTCCCAAAGCCTTCGCATCGGAAGCCCAATCGCTGGCAAAAAAACATTCCTTGAAATGCACCGTCCTTGTTGAAAAGCAGATTCGTGAAGAGAAGATGGGGGCATTGCTTGCTGTGGCGCAAGGCTCGGAGCAGCCTCCTCGCTTTGTTATTCTTGAATATAACGGCGGAAGGAAAGCGGACAAACCGATTGTCCTGATTGGGAAGGGGATTACCTTCGATACCGGCGGCATCAGCCTCAAACAGGCCGCCGATATGGATGAAATGAAAGGGGATATGACCGGCGGCGCCATCATGCTGGCCGTCATCACCGCCGCTTGCCGCCTCAAACTGCCGCTTAATCTGGTCACCCTGGTGCCGCTGGCAGAAAATATGCCGTCGGGAAAAGCAACCCGTCCCGGCGATGTCGTCAAATCGCGCAAAGGGAAGACTATCGAGATTATTAATACTGATGCTGAAGGACGGCTTATTCTTGCCGACGCTCTCGACTATGCCAATAAATTCCATCCCCAGGCGGTCATCGATATCGCCACTCTGACCGGGGCGGCGCTTTTTGTTCTCGGTTACGCCGCCGCCCCTATCCTCGGGAATAGCAGAAAACTGATGGATGCCCTTCGGGCCGCCGCCCGTAACTCCGCTGAGAAAGTCTGGGAGATGCCGCTCTGGGACGAATACCGCGAGCTGATGAAATCATCCATCGCCGACCTGAAAAATTCCGGTGGTCGCCCCGCCGGAACCATTACCGCGGCCGCTTTTCTGGAAAACTTTATCGGCGACTGGCCCTGGGCGCATATCGATATCGCTTATGTTGACCTCGAAAAAAGCGGACAGCCATATATACCGAAAGGACCAACCGGCATCGGCGTCCGTCTCCTTATCGAACTGCTTTCCCGCTGGAAGAAGCTATAA
- a CDS encoding HDOD domain-containing protein translates to MEIVQNCDLMALPEAVKKILESASRDEISIDSLSEIISRDPALTGRLLKIANSPFYGLSHKVNSVHQAVMVLGVTTVKCLAVSAAIFNPSKMRQDIGIDISALYGNIISVAITCRKLAVACKYSSPEDAFTCGLLHEIGLLYLLHHHPDEYRSVINRARKSGNLYDEEISQFGISHTETGKILAEKWRLPATISSAISNHHTSGATETSRLDDILRLAVSLNRDFHVGPESCYIEDKIAKISVTASRLGITHPQLDDIAASVAKEASAFARSTGIEIDDYEAVLARANRELFNTYMSIQQLFRERQELTRKILEEERARGLLEAKQVAISTLSHYVNNAAMAISGNSQVLKMSMKSKTPEQIVAMLPRVLQVTDEAVQKIVAVLEEISELDLQENLAFYERSKILNIDDRIKERMSRLSDSHGIVLPQEAEFPTK, encoded by the coding sequence ATGGAAATCGTCCAGAATTGCGATTTGATGGCTCTTCCGGAGGCGGTCAAGAAGATATTAGAGTCGGCCTCCCGCGATGAAATCAGCATTGACTCGCTTTCGGAAATAATCAGCCGCGACCCGGCTCTTACCGGGCGGCTTCTGAAAATCGCTAATTCTCCTTTCTATGGTCTGAGCCACAAGGTCAATTCCGTCCATCAGGCGGTGATGGTTCTGGGCGTCACTACCGTTAAGTGCCTGGCTGTCTCGGCCGCTATATTCAATCCCTCCAAGATGCGTCAGGATATCGGAATCGATATCTCCGCTTTATACGGCAATATCATTTCGGTCGCCATAACCTGTCGCAAACTGGCCGTCGCCTGCAAATATTCCAGCCCCGAAGATGCCTTTACCTGCGGACTGCTGCATGAAATCGGCTTGCTCTATCTGCTGCATCATCACCCTGATGAATATCGTTCCGTCATAAATCGCGCCCGCAAATCGGGCAACCTCTATGATGAAGAAATCTCCCAGTTCGGCATCTCCCATACTGAAACCGGCAAAATCCTGGCTGAAAAATGGCGTCTGCCGGCAACTATCTCCTCGGCCATTTCCAATCATCATACCAGTGGGGCAACGGAAACCTCCCGTCTTGACGATATCCTCCGTCTCGCCGTTTCGCTCAACCGCGATTTCCATGTAGGACCGGAAAGTTGTTACATCGAAGACAAAATCGCCAAGATAAGCGTCACCGCTTCAAGGCTGGGAATCACGCACCCTCAGCTGGATGATATCGCGGCCAGTGTCGCCAAAGAGGCGAGCGCCTTTGCCCGCTCTACCGGCATCGAGATTGACGATTACGAAGCGGTTCTTGCCCGCGCCAACCGGGAGCTCTTTAATACCTACATGTCCATACAGCAGCTTTTTCGCGAACGACAGGAGTTGACCCGAAAGATTCTCGAAGAAGAGCGCGCGCGGGGGCTGCTTGAAGCCAAGCAGGTCGCTATCTCGACACTCTCTCATTATGTCAACAATGCCGCCATGGCGATTTCGGGCAACTCGCAGGTGCTGAAAATGTCGATGAAAAGCAAAACCCCGGAGCAGATTGTCGCGATGCTCCCTCGGGTTCTCCAGGTAACGGATGAAGCCGTGCAGAAGATTGTCGCCGTCCTTGAAGAAATCTCCGAGCTCGACCTGCAGGAAAATCTCGCCTTTTATGAGCGCTCCAAAATCCTCAATATCGACGACCGCATTAAAGAGCGAATGAGCCGTCTCAGCGACTCCCACGGCATTGTCCTGCCGCAGGAAGCGGAATTCCCCACCAAGTAA